The Indicator indicator isolate 239-I01 chromosome 30, UM_Iind_1.1, whole genome shotgun sequence genome has a window encoding:
- the LYRM9 gene encoding LYR motif-containing protein 9 yields MAPLRNAELVQTSLQLYRYLLRCCRQLPEESIRQHYRHAIRQSFRVHADEDDPERIQQIIRRAIEDADWVMNKYKKQK; encoded by the exons ATGGCTCCGCTGCGGAACGCAGAGCTGGTTCAGACCTCCCTGCAGCTGTATCGCTACCTGCTccggtgctgcaggcagctgcccgaGGAGAGCATTCGTCAGCACTACAGGCATGCCATCAGGCAG agtttCAGAGTTCATGCTGATGAGGATGATCCTGAGCGAATCCAGCAGATTATTAGGAGAGCCATTGAAGATGCTGACTGGGTCATGAATAAA tatAAAAAACAGAAGTAG